The genomic stretch taatactggagcatatttacagcacaagcctcgtcactgaactatgagtcactaatacaaaaacaaactaattgttatttaatcataatcatggtaaaatgtacaattaattgtgatattggtTTGCGCTCATATTGCCCAGCACCGTATAAACACAGGTTGTTGTTTTACTGATGTCAATGAAAcatcaacaaaaaacaaatccaaATTCATTTTAAGCAGCAAGACTGCAATGGCCTCTGACTGTGTTTATTCAAAAATGTATGAGTTTTTGGAAAATtccagtagtttttttttttttatacgtAGATCTCCAGGCCAGAGCAAAAGAGCTTTTTCTAaaagaaagaggggaaaaaaagcctCGTCGGCCAGAAATCCCACGTCTACTCTGTTCATACAGTACATAATATTTCATATCAGTTTAATTCTGGTCTGGACTTTCTGAAGTGTATTCTTTAAAAACAGTATCAATTCCATACACTTTTTCTCATATCTgtaccaccaccatcatcatcatcatcatcatcactttgTTTGGCAGAAGGAACCCTAAACACTAGCCAAATATTGTTGGCTAAATATGTTCAGAATGATGCTTTCGTTTTCAATTTATAATCTTTGTTTATGAAAAACATAATGCTCAAGATCTACTCTGATACAGGTGTTTAAAACATGATACCACATTAATAACACCATCACTGCTCCATGAACAGAACACAGCgaaacaggagcagaaacaaGAAACCAAAgtgtcaaataataataatgttacacttcccaaggatgctttacaatcgagggccaaaaaaaaaacaaaaaacaactcaAGTAACTGttgtaatgtaattaaataatttgaTTAGATGAAaactaggtaatattttatcttaaaattatagcttcaaaatcttTCTGACGCTTGCACCATTTGCAGAGTGTCTCCTTAGTTACAGCAGTGCTCAGGCAAACGAACCCATTCAACCTAAAATGAACCTGTTGTAGCTATTCTGTTCTATTGTTTAGAGTAGCTACATGATGCTGGGCTTCCAGATTCAAATGGTACCCTCCTGAGGTTTACTATGTTAttgtcaaaaacaaaataaaaaaaaattacaatcaATATAACATTGTGTACCCTAACAAGCAGATTCAAACATGGAGGCAAAAGAATTCCTAGAATTTCCCtgtgaaagacaaaaatatttaaaaaaacaaacagctctTTGAACtagaaaatgtacattttagcTCAGTTAGACTTCTGTTGACAATCTATAAAATTTTCAATATTTGAAACAATTTTTTTGAAGTTCAACAGAGCGTGGATAAGTGTTTAATTAAACAACACATCCAAAATATTCATTCTGACATTTTTCCGTAATCAGCTTTCCCAGTACAACGACCCTTAGGAGTCTGTGATCATGGCAGCGTGATCAAGCCTTGTGACTGGTTCAAGACGAGACGCGTCAAAACGAAGTCAAGCTGAGCACTGCTGCCAATTTCTGTTCAAAGTACAGGGTCTGTGCTTGTATACGTTCGTAGTTGTTTTATGAGGATATACAAAATAAGCCAAGATTTCTAATGGCTACAGAACAAAAGACAGGTCATAGAGCAGTAAGAtaatgtgggtccagtgtgtttAATGGAAATCAGCACACCCTGCTACTCCCAACACTGTTATCTCCAAACGTCTGTCATCAACACCCAGCAAACACTGACTCATGTTCAGACTAAAGAGCAGAAAAAAGGAACTAAGGATTTGTATGGTTggatatgtgtgtgagagacagatagagggGCATTTAATGTGGTGTTACCCAGCAGAGGAGGAATGGGAGGTAGACTTGGGATGCGGATGAGCCCCACTAGCTTCCCCGCAGTGAGAGCGCAGAGAAAAACAGTGACGATTCCGAACAGATTTCCTCCAGGGAGACACTCCTTTTCAGTGATGGACCACACAACCCCAAACAACACTGCAGCCATGGATACTGCAGAGGCACACAATAACAGCTCACATCACGTCAAAAGAAAACAGTACAGTTTCATCTTATCAGTTTTGTAAATACACACTCATTCTGACAACGACACCTCTGTGAACTTTGCTAcatgtggctcattctcatttaaagaaacaggtgctgaaagtggttgttctgaacagggctgtttaaacaGGAGGAGAATGCTGGGGTGGTGTTAgatccttgtgttattttgaccaCGGCATGTCACAGGTGTTTCACTAGTTGAAAAGGGGTCGAATTCAACACACTCACTGTGTAATTAACCgtaaaaactgatttaaagCTTTACCTTTGGTGATGATGGCGGCAAGAAGGCCCCTTGGTGGGCAGGGGCACTTTCTGCGAAGCCACCCACAGCATTTGTGTGGAGGGTCAGTGTTTGTGCAGGCATCCACCGAGTGCACCACTCGTGGGATGAACACTGTCTCCTCGGTTACGGTGGTGCTCGGGCTTTCAGGGCGTCTCGGCAGCACCTGAAGGTTTTGGTTGACCGAGAGGTGATGCTAATAGGAAAAGCagaagaatatatatttttgtgacTGCTGATATGAGATTTTCAAAGCAGGTTTGAGTTAAAAACTGTTGTGAGCAGTAGAAAGGCAACAGAAACTCAAATTATCATTCTTTACAAAAGTACATTTTGTATGTAATTAAGGTTTTGAGGTGGGTGAGCTACAACAGCAGAAGACCACACTGGGTCCCACTCCTTTCAGCCATAAAAACAGCTCTTTGGGGACCAAGGCAGAGGAGATAAGACCCTAGCAACTGTTATTACACAACAGAGCAGTGTGAACAGGACACACTGATATATGTCATTAAATGCTAGAACAGGATATCAGAAAGTTATTATCAGGTTATATCAGCACAGCTAAAGTTTGTTTCCCACACCCCTGCTTCACAGCAACTGCATGAGTTCTGATATGGCTAATAATCAGCGCAAACCAACAACAGAGGATGTTGTACAGCCGTGTGATACATTTTATGAAAAGGGCCAGAAAATACTATACTAGTTCTGGGTGATATGACTACAAACCAATATTAcgattaatttataattttaccTAGATTTCAACTAATGAGTCATTATATTGTTGCCCTCATAGTTCACTGACGAGGCTTATACTGTAAATACGCtcaagtattaaagctggggtATTGTAACAGACTGATGGTGTTAAATTTGGTTGATGAAACCACATTGGGACAGTACATGATCACACTGGGGGACATATTATgagagcaaaacaaaacatagattttgaaggagtgccTTGTTTTTTTTAGGTGATTTTTTACACTGGATTACatccagaggcttcacagcactgCGATGAGATTGAGCATTTTTAGAAACTGTAGAATCTTCGGTTTCTAACAGTATATGGAGCACTAAGATGCCTTCAGGCATTCATGAGTTATAAAGCTGAGAATATACGTTGTGCTTTTTAATCCACAGAATGCAGGATCCAGGTCCAATGTGTTAACAGAattaactatttaaaaaatgtgagcagaatttaaagaaaaatcaaTATAAACAGTATAGTCAATATATACTATAATACATCAATTAACAATCTGAATACCAATTTTGTTTAATTGCCCAGCTTTATATTATACCATAAAaatcagaaataataataataatatatatatcatgCCCACCTAGCTACATAGTGTTGAGTTTGAGTTCCAGAGTAGCTACAGAAGAgcctctgttctccctgttacaggtcagtgaaggatcacactgattttaaagctgttattgtaatgtaaaaaatactaTTACCTATTATACCTAATTTTCTAGTTAATGGCAGAGGAGCTCAGCTGCTTAGAATTGTGTGGGTAGGCTTCAATAATATAAAAGCATTACTATCAGAATAAGTCTCTCCCGAACAGCCACTCGAGTCTATGGTCACCATGCTGCCTATAATGCAGCACTAGGCTGTAAATCACAGGAACTGTATTGTAATCCACATCTATCCTCAATACTAGATTACCACTAAAATTCTTGTGGCTGAAATCAATCATAGCAAAAGCAGCAAGTGTCGACATACAGACATATATCAGATTAACTTAGGCTACCTCAGCATGGTTCCCCACCACTGGGGCATCATCCTCAGTCCTCTGTGAACAGATCGAGCGGGAAGAATGCGGTCTTGACTGGACATCGTCCATGGCACGGCAGGCTTACTTCATCCTTCGGACAGTACCTTGGCCAGTGGTGAACTGCATTCCTGCACCTGCCCACTCACAAGGCGTCTCCTCCAGTGATCTATAAAAGCTGCACAGGTGAAAGGAGGTCAGTCATTTGAAAGAGGAAGCTGTGGTTCAAGTGCACAGTCTGGTTTTCCCAGTCTGAATCCTGTCATACAGGGGCTGGGGTTTAATCTTATGTAACGCAATCTGTTGGCATCAGCAGCTCACTCTAAAACCTATGGCATCAGAAACTTGAATAACCACTCTTCACAACAGCAGTGGACTAAATCTATATCTCTACATTTCTAAATACTCCATCTCACGTGATTTACATCTTATATAATGGATATCATATATTGTTGGGTAGTAAAACTTACTGCACATTAACGACCGAATCTACAGGTGCagctcaataaattagaatatcatcaaaaagttcattaatttcagtaattcaattcaaaaattGAAACTCCATATTTTACATAGATTTATTACAGAGTGAATTATCTCCAATATCTTTTTATGTTGATGATTATATCTTACAGCAAGTGAAAACCCAGAAGTCATTATcgcagaaaattagaatattacataagaccattttaaaaattattttaaaaacagaaatgttggcctactgaaaaatatgtacagtatataCACTCCATAccggggctccttttgcatgaattactgcatcagtgCGACATGACATGGAGGCAATCAGCAATCCTGTGGCACttctgaggtgttatggaagcccaggttgctttgatagtggccttctGCTCTACATTGTTGGGtttggtgtctctcatcttcctcttgacaatatcccatagattctctatggggtttaggtAAGGTGAGTTTGCTGCTCAATCaaacacagtgatactgtggttattaaaccaggtattgatacttttggcagtgtggacaggtgccaggtcctgctggaaaatgaaatccccatcttcataaagcttgtcagcagagggaaccATGGaatgctctaaaatttcctggtagacgtctgcgctgactttggacttgatttaacacagtggaccaacaccagcagatgacatggctctctaatccatcactgattgtggaaacttcacactagactcaatcagcttggattgtgtgtgtctccactcttcctccagactctgggaccttcatttccaaattaaatgaaaattgtaatctgaaaacaagactttggacactgagcaacagtgcagtcctttttctccttggcccaggtgaGATGCTTCTGGTGATGTCTCAGGGCCATAAGTGGCTttacacaaggaatgcgacagttgtggcccatgtcctgggtacgtctgtgtgtggtggctcttgaagcacagactccagcagcagtccactccttgtgaagctccccaaatttttgaatagccttttcttgacaatcttTTCTTGGctgtggttatccctgttgcttgtgcagctttttctaccacaccttttccttccactcaactttccattgatacgcttggatacagcaggtgagtgtcaatgactgccttctggacatcagtcaagtcagcagtcttccccatgattgtgtaacCTACTCAACAAGACTAATGGAAAATTttaaagacttaaaaaatgttagcaggtgttttgtgttaattattctaattttctgagataatggcTTTTGGGTTTTGTTGGCtttaagccataatcatcaacattaaatgaaataaacactcGAAAttgatcactctgtttgtaattaatCTATACACttttgaattactgaaataaatgaacgtTTAGATGACATTCTAATTTACTGAGTTGCCCCTGTCACCAGATGTGAACCTAGTGGATGTCTCAGGGTTATGTGGGTTATGTGATGGAATAAGGGCACCACATGACAAATCTGCCCTAAGTGATCCATGCGTGTAAACAAGGACCTGAACCTTCggaaaatgttatttaaagcagGTGtacagccctgtgaaggatggTAATACATTGGTTAGTGAACATAATTTACAGCAACCAGTAACAGCAGTCTTTGATAATCTGTAGAAAAGCAGCATTGTTGTTGTCAGGCAGTTTGTACCATATGCATTGCAAACAGGGTAAATTCTTAAATCACAATGGCTAATCCGACTCAGAGAAGGCTACTCACTAATCAACTTGTGTCCTTAGAGTGGACAGTGACCATATGGCACTGAAGAGACAAGCTGTTCCTTCACAAAGTAAAGATAAGCAGCATGTTGTTTTGGCAATACACATTAATGCAGTGAAAAGAGCGGCTACAGGGTCAGAtttaataacaaacaaatatctCATACATggcttttatttgtttactacAATAAAAAGTAGCCCGCTATTTGAGGCTGTGTCCTAAACCACATAATGTCACACTCAAATGTGAGTCTGAAACAGCCCACCTCCTTTAGGAACACATTGCATGAATCGTTTAGTAGTGAGTGATTTGAGACGCACCCACAATAACGGCAACGCTGTTACCCTGTGAATGAGCCAAAGCACAGTATATTTACGCCGTATCTTATTTGTAAAAGACATAAGTCACCtctaaatatgtatatatatgtgggTAAGAATATACTCAAAACTCACTCACCTGCCGGCGTTTATGCTTTCCTCCTTAACTCGCATCGGCGTGAACGGAACAAGCAGATGACGGGTTTGGATCCCAGCTGCCGTCCCAATTGTTCATACCTCCCTACGAAGTGAACTACTATTGAGTACCCTTCACATTCTAAACTGGAAAGCAATTGGGAATAAATAGCGGAACACCGTTTGGTTACTATATAGTAAACAAGACTGCAGATAGAGACGTAGCCCCAGGCGGACAACGTGAGATTAGCGAGAGTTCATAACGTCCTCAAAAAAAAAGCGAATAactttaaaactaaaaaaaatattgatcaAAACACTGTATAAGAAAGAATAAATCAAACATTTACGTATTGATATATTaaggtaaaatgtaaaaaggcAGTTCTGACTAATTTATCAGTATTAAAtgcttatttaatatttacttataaatatttattcatgtgtAATTTCAAGTATTAATTTACCAAGTTCTAAGACTTTTACTCCACTATAGAATTCTCAGTTTGTCATTGATTAAACCCCTaaaactcatctctgttcatcaggaTTACATATCTCCACCCACCCCTCTCCCCTACAACTCAAAAGCTCTGCCCCACAAGTGCATGTGATTGGACCCTTAGGTTTATGATCTAAGAAACCATGGCAGTCAGAATTGGCCTGTTCAAGTCTGTGTTTGGGTAAGTCTTAGAACACTATTTTCAAAGAGTAATTCTCAGATAGCATTGgatgattaattaattcatgaAACATCTtatatcctaaaaaaaaaacatgcatgttAAGtaggtaaaataaataaaataaagaaacaaacaaacaaaaagatttcgctggaggttttttttaatcatatgtATTTGGGTACATATGTGTCatatgtattttacatttatatggaTTCCTTGATACATATGAATAACCGTTCAAATTGTTCCATCAAAAATAATCATTAAGAGCAGCATTAAATCAGTGTTTATCTTCATTCAGATAATTGTTTTCCAAACATTTTTTGTCTTATCTCAGGCAAAGTAGTAGTGATTCAAAAAGAAATACATGGCATATTTTTAGTTATATCCAAATAGTAAAAAAATTGATTAATAAATCAAAATGTGCATATTTTTCATGTGCAAAATGGTCAGAGACTCCATCCTCCATCGATGACATATTCTGTTCCAGTCACGTAGGCagactgtttaaaaaataatagcaTCTTTTATGATTACTACACAAAAATAGAAATTAACAGAACAGTTATATGAAGCTCCAGTGAATGGGCATacgatattttacatcttatcttgtgtatgtttataatataatatactaCTAAATTCACTTTTGATTTTAAAGGCCCATATCCTACCATTTTTACTGTTTATGTGTATTTGTTCTGCCTCAGATTGCTCCCTCTTATTAACTGTGTTTTTATGGatgcttaatgttttttttttttatttacacctttttattccattttcaaATCATAGGACCATAcgggttgtttttttgtttgttgggttttttcaactttttttcTCCACCGTATCTTAAAGAAATGTGTGCTCTGTCCTGATTGGCTGTCCTGTCTGTGCAAAGTTAAAAAAGTTTCagattccaaaatattcaaaatattttttccccAGTTTATTCTCCTTACATGGactaaatatatgtttaatattttcatacatACACAATGTTTGCATACTACTACAAGCTATTTTACTTGGGAATAAGGTGGAAAACAAGGTTTCCAAAGAGATGGGGCCCTTTAAAATTCAAAGGTATGATCACATTCATTATGATAGAACATCACCTCATCCGaagccaggtaaacacacagATGAGCAACTTCTTCTGCAGTGCACATCCTGCCTGTCCTCTGCCTGGCCATGAAGTCCTTAAATGCCTAAGAATTGAGGATGACAGATGCCAGAAATTGCACATGAACCTAAGGTCACCTTACACAATGCCAAGTgagggctagaggggtataaacacCCCCAGCAGTGTGGAGGTGATGGAGCTATATTCAGTACCTTGGGGAAAAGTAAGACTAATTAATCAtccatcagtacctgacttctcTGATGGCTAAATTCAGTCAGGGTCACACAGCAATGTTGCATGTAAAACTTGGCTGATAACCCAAACTAATAATATttatcacacacagacacacacagacacaatgtgGTGGGCAGGAAACCACAGCATCTAGTGAGCAGTTGGGTATTAGTTGCCCTTCTCAAGagcacctcagctgtgaataTTTGGGGAGAAGAAAACATGGTTCCTTCACTTGAATGGccccatttttttttcctgcaggtTCAGAGGATCTAACTTATCCCAAGACTAATTCTATAAgtttaggccatggctgcccacaTAAAACACATAAGAAAACGATCAATTCCAAACAGAAACCCAGCTTCTATATAGACCTCACTGACAAAGGACTGAACGGGACATTTAGAAACAGTCTatagtatatattttaaatcttaCATCAGTTACTTTAAGCTCTTAGTTTAACAACAGATATAAAATGATGCAGGCCGTACCTGCTCTGGGTCAGGCCTGCCCTGGATTCTTTCTCTTAAAGATGGAGTGTCCACAGTCCCTGTGGAGAGAAAACAGGATTGAATTATAGAGCTGTGTATTTCAGTTGTAACTTGAAATGCCTCATAAAACAGAGAGACAACGTGGGGAAACCTTTATTTTGCCACCTACCAGGACAGATACAATTGCAGCggatgccttgctcaaggaaaTCTGCCGCCACTGACTTGGTTAAGCCGATTACAGCTGCTTTAGAGGTGCAATAGACACATCTGTTCACAACACCTAGAAACACCAGCATGGTTATGAGACCGTTTAGAATAATGAAGAGCATCAATAGGTAAAATAACTCTAAACAAATCACTGCTGACAGAACAAatccttgtttttgtttgaaataCTATTTCAAAATGTGAGATGAAAATGTAGCaaaattcatgatgaatggaccaagaaAACCTAATTTCACACCAGAAGAGGCGTGGTACACATGGTGTGTGGGAACCATTACACATCGCATGTTAATTTCACACCAGACGCCACAAACGCGGTTTTGGTTTGCACTGCATGTACTACACGATGTACAAAAGTCATTACTATTTGTATATTGCTTATATAAACGTTATGTGGAGTGAATTTAGctttttaacttttattaaCTTAACAGTTTGAAAAAGATCCAACCGTAAAAACCTCACTTGGCCACGTCAGACCATTGGTACTTGGTCAGGACTTCACAACAATGCTGCTGCTGCAGTGTAAAATGTAGCTGTTTGTTGACATGTTTATTGCTCTAGGTTGTACATTCAGCAAGAATACTGAAATATGTAGCATATTTTTGCTTCATTTGTGATTCAAGTGGCACATGCTGTACATAAGTACTGTAAGTCTACGGTAACTAATATAGAAGCATGTAACGGTGAGGTTACTGCGTCTGGTGTGAAACGGGGTAAATACTGCAAAATTATTTGGGATGAAAGAACTGCATTCATCTCCATTAAAAACTGTACACAAGATTGTGTAGTGTTTTGGGTATATGAGGCTTAGTTCTGACagcaacaataaataaaattaataccaCGCCTACCTTTCATGCTAGATGCCACAGATGACATGTTAATGATGTTCCCAGATTTCTTAGCCAACATCTGTatgggtaaaaaacaaaaaaaggacaAATATTTTAGGACTTATACATAGAATCACTGCAATTAAACCAGAGAAATCAACAACAAAGCTCTGGCTCAGTTTCAAGATATACAAGGTGATTTAACTTTTTCAtcctttttaaactaaattttgtATGATTTCTCAGAATAGTTTAAGTTATACTTGCTATGAGTAGCTTAAATTCTGATAACCCATAATTATTTCATAGTTATGCTTTTATCTTCATAATCAAATACCTGCCTAAGGTAGCAGAGTGATCCACAAACTGTTCATATAAGTTGGGCCTCAAAAATGGCTTTTATATTTGCTAAATTTAATATAGTAATGCTAAGCTAAGAAATCTTCAAGAGCCCTGAGCTAACAAGTTAGCCACGAGCTAATCTATCTCCATGACAGAAATGAGTATTATTTCATATTATCTACAAGCAATACCATTCAGTAAAGCATAACACACACAATTCATTTTATGGTAATCATTTTAGTAATTTGCATAATGCCAACTGAATTTAGATTTTCTTTCATAGTTTTTTAGTTACATTAGCTTAGACACATTCAAACACCGACTACAACTGCAGTAATGAGGAAAACATGTCGATTGCTCccttcagtgacagtgagggtCAGTGCAATCTGCcgttttggtctgtgtttacatttcccCGTTACTAAGAGGGATTAGTCCAGAGCATATGTCCCTCTGTGTTTATCTCTGTGGACAATACCGACTCATTAacacacattgtgtgtgttttctgctctGTGGGATTAAGAGTGCACAGAAGATGGCAGCCCTAATCCCTATAAAGAGAAGGACAATGTCACCTTGGGCAAAAAGGCTTTCATCATCAGGTACATGCTGCGGACGTTAAGGTTCATGCTGAAGTCCCAGTCCTTCTCCTCACAGTCCAGTATGGTGCCATGGTGGACAAACCTGGGGTCAGACCAATTACAGCACAAATGAAGACAACCCACACTGCATTAAAGTTACTATGAAACAAACAGTGTGGATACTTGCTCATAAGGAGTTTGATCCCGTGTTCTAAGAAAAGCTTTGGCtgttctgagaaggctttactgTAGAAGTCAAAACTTCTACatgctgtgagcatttgatggcaCTTGAGCATTAAGGTCGGGTATTGGGAGGATTAGATCTGGATCACAGAAGTCAAAAAGGTAGTACATGGAGCACTACTGCTCCAGACAACACAGTTGTACTGCACAATGTTAGCCATGTGCAGTTGCTCTACAGTGACCATTACAAGATTAGTGTGTACTATCAAGGTGGGCAAATATCactatatttcattaaaatattacaaagaaacaaa from Hoplias malabaricus isolate fHopMal1 chromosome 2, fHopMal1.hap1, whole genome shotgun sequence encodes the following:
- the bdh2 gene encoding dehydrogenase/reductase SDR family member 6 encodes the protein MGRLEGKVIVLSAAAQGIGRAAAIAFAKEGAQVTATDINAEKLKELDGTPGIKTKVVDVTKKEQVDALAEEFDRVDVLFNVAGFVHHGTILDCEEKDWDFSMNLNVRSMYLMMKAFLPKMLAKKSGNIINMSSVASSMKGVVNRCVYCTSKAAVIGLTKSVAADFLEQGIRCNCICPGTVDTPSLRERIQGRPDPEQAFKDFMARQRTGRMCTAEEVAHLCVYLASDESAYVTGTEYVIDGGWSL